The Fusarium graminearum PH-1 chromosome 2, whole genome shotgun sequence genome includes a region encoding these proteins:
- a CDS encoding methionyl-tRNA synthetase, translating to MASKSPILPVEGKRNILVTSALPYVNNIPHLGNIIGSVLSADVFSRYCKARGYNTIYICGSDEYGTATETKALEEGLSPADLCAKYHALHKGVYDWFRIDFDIFGRTPTQQQTQIVQQIFKELWKNGYIEERETTQPFCTHANHGKFLADRFVEGECSICHDLGARGDQCDACGGLLDPFEPEREPSASEDDHVEAKATGFLINPRCKVDGTTPEKRKTKHLFLRLDAVKDLLVPWFHKSSKEGDWSANCISITQSWIDKGLLPRGITRDLKWGVPIPQDLEGLSNEEYAEKVFYVWFDACIGYVSITKNLVDGDNLDGTNWEKWWKNPENVKLYQFMGKDNVPFHTIIFPASQLGTGENWTKVHKMSTTEYLNYEGGKFSKSRGVGVFGNTAKETGVDPDVWRYYLLSRRPETADSEFKWQEFIDCNNNDLLKNLGNLNQRILKFAQLKLDGVVPDYTKYTDERLEEHKKEVNEALKTFIAQFDAIKLRAGLASVMHISALGNKLLQDSKLNNQLLAEEPERCAAVIGLGINHLQLLASIVYPYMPSTSDAILEQIGSPGLVSIPETWTGDIVKPGQKIGEPKLLFTQIPASKLDEWREAFGGEEIRKQKALEAEKAAAKKAAKDKKKQKKLALRQAEKAGEASTEQKPAEEKKPVEATAVDLLPDDKPSET from the exons ATGGCTTCCAAATCACCAATCCTCCCCGTAGAGGGCAAGCgcaacatcctcgtcacctCTGCCCTTCCATacgtcaacaacatcccacaTTTGGGTAACATCATCGGCAGTGTTCTCTCTGCTGATGTATTTTCTCGCTACTGCAAAGCCCGAGGCTACAATACCATCTACATCTGTGGCTCCGACGAGTACGGTACCGCCACCGAAACAAAGGCTCTCGAGGAAGGCCTTTCACCCGCCGACCTTTGCGCCAAGTACCACGCTCTTCACAAGGGAGTCTACGACTGGTTCCGaatcgactttgacattTTCGGCCGAACACccacacaacaacaaacacagATCGTGCAGCAGATCTTCAAGGAACTCTGGAAGAATGGCTACATTGAGGAGCGGGAGACCACTCAGCCTTTCTGTACACATGCCAACCACGGCAAGTTCCTTGCGGACCGTTTCGTTGAGGGAGAGTGCAGCATCTGCCACGATCTCGGCGCTCGTGGAGATCAATGTGATGCTTGTGGTGGACTTCTCGACCCTTTTGAGCCTGAGCGTGAACCCAGTGCTTCAGAGGACGACCAcgttgaggccaaggccactGGTTTCCTGATCAACCCCCGCTGCAAGGTCGATGGCACCACCCCCGAGAAGCGCAAAACCAAGCACCTTTTCCTCCGACTCGACGCCGTTAAGGATCTTCTGGTCCCTTGGTTCCACAAGAGCAGCAAGGAGGGAGACTGGAGCGCCAACTGTATCTCCATCACCCAGTCATGGATCGATAAGGGTCTCCTCCCCCGTGGTATCACCCGAGATCTCAAGTGGGGTGTCCCAATTCCccaggatcttgagggtTTGAGCAACGAAGAGTACGCCGAGAAGGTCTTTTACGTCTGGTTCGATGCTTGCATTGGTTATGTTTCCATTACCAAGAACTTGGTGGACGGTGATAATCTGGACGGCACAAACTGGGAGAAGTGGTGGAAGAACCCTGAGAACGTCAAGCTTTACCAGTTCATGGGCAAGGACAACGTTCC ATTccacaccatcatcttccctGCTTCTCAACTTGGAACAGGAGAGAACTGGACCAAGGTCCATAAGATGTCAACAACCGAGTATCTCAACTACGAGGGTGGAAAGTTCAGCAAGTCTCGCGGTGTTGGTGTGTTCGGTAACACCGCCAAGGAAACTGGCGTCGATCCCGATGTCTGGCGATACTACCTTCTGTCAAGACGACCCGAGACTGCCGACTCTGAATTCAAGTGGCAGGAGTTCATTGactgcaacaacaacgaccttctcaagaaccttggcaACTTGAACCAGCGAATCCTTAAGTTCGCCCAGCTCAAGCTGGATGGTGTTGTACCAGACTACACCAAGTACACAGACGAGCGACTGGAAGAGCACAAGAAGGAAGTCAACGAGGCCCTCAAGACCTTCATCGCTCAGTTCGATGCTATCAAGCTTCGTGCTGGTCTTGCTTCTGTTATGCACATTTCCGCCCTCGGCAACAAGCTCTTGCAAGACAGCAAGCTGAATAACCAGCTTCTTGCCGAAGAGCCCGAACGTTGCGCCGCTGTCATTGGTCTCGGTATCAACCACCTGCAACTCCTTGCTAGTATTGTATACCCCTACATGCCTTCGACTTCCGATGCTATTCTTGAACAGATTGGCAGCCCCGGTCTTGTTTCTATCCCTGAAACATGGACTGGCGATATCGTCAAGCCCGGCCAAAAGATTGGCGAGCCCAAGCTTCTCTTCACACAGATCCCCGCatccaagcttgacgagtGGCGCGAGgcctttggtggtgaggaaATCCGAAAACAAAAGGCCCTCGAGGCCGAAAAGgctgcggccaagaaggctgctaaggataagaagaagcagaagaagctcgctCTGCGCCAAGCTGAGAAGGCCGGCGAGGCTTCAACAGAGCAGAAGCCagctgaagagaagaagcccgTAGAGGCCACAgctgttgatcttcttcccGACGATAAGCCTTCTGAGACATAG